TCGCGGCCGAGCTGCTCGAGCAGCGCCCGGGAGACGCGCGCCAGCTGGTTGAGGGTGTCGACCATGTGGACCGGAATGCGGATCGTGCGTGCCTGATCCGCGATGGCGCGAGTGATCGCCTGGCGAATCCACCAGGTCGCGTAGGTCGAGAACTTGAAGCCACGCTTGTAGTCGAACTTCTCAACAGCGCGCATCAGCCCGAGGTTGCCTTCCTGGATCAGGTCGAGGAAGCCCAGCCCGCGGTTGAGGTATTTCTTGGCAACCGACACCACCAAACGGAGGTTCGCCTCGGTCAGGTGATGGCGCGCCTCCTCGGAGCCGGCCTCCATCTCCTTGGCCAGCTCGACTTCCTGCTTGGCGGTGAGCAGGTTGACGCGGCCGATCTCCTTGAGGTACATCCGAACCGGGTCGTCGAGGGCCACCGAGCTGACCACCTCGACCTCAGTAAGGGCTTCCTCCTCGTCGGTGTCCTGTTCGGCCTCCCCGTCGGCGGTCACCGAGATCCCCATCTCCTGGAAGACCGCGGCTACGCGAACGAAGCCGTCGGCATTGCCCTCGATCGAGGGAAACGCCTTCATCACGTCGTCGGGGGAGAGGTAGCCTTGCTCCTTCCCCTTGAGGATCAGCGCTTCCGCGCTCAGTACCAGCGGATCGACTTGGACCCGCGCCTTAACCTTTGTCACCCGGGTTTTGTACCCATATGGTGCGCTATTCAAGCTACGTTCGTCTAGTGGTTCTTTGATTCATACACTAGCGCTATAACCTTTCCAATAGTTGACATTGGCCAATTCGCCATCTATGGGCTTTTTGCCCAAAAAGAGGCAAGTCAGGCGGCTTCCTCGGCAGCCTTACCCGGGGCCGTCTCCCACCGCGAGAGCCATGGAAGCACCTGCTCGGCGAGCATCGGCCGGCTGATGAAGTAGCCCTGCGCCAGGTCGCAGCCCAGCAAGCGCAGCAGGTCCCACGTCCGGGCGTCTTCCACACCCTCGGCGACACTCTCGAGTTGCAGGCTGTGACCGAGCTCGACCGAGGCTCGCACGATGTTGGACCGGCTCGCCTGCCCGCCCATCGCCGCCACGAAGGACTTGTCGATCTTGATCTCGTGGATCGGAAGCCGGTGAAGGTAGGCGAGCGAGGAATAGCCGGTGCCGAAGTCATCGACCGCAAGGCGAACGCCCAGCATCCGCAGCTCGGTCAGCGTGTTGATGGCCCGCTCGGGCTCGGTCATGATCAGGCTCTCCGTGATCTCGAGCATCAGCGAGGACGGCGGCGCTTGCGATGCCTTGAGCAGCGTGGCGATCGTTTCTGGAAATTCGGGATCGACGAGGTCGCGCATCGAAATGTTCACCGACACGGGGATCAGGCGTCCATCACGCTCCCAGCTGACGGATTGTCTCAGGGCCGAGATGAGCACCCACCTGGTCAGCGGCTTGATCAAGCGCGTCTTCTCGGCGAAGGGCACGAACTCCATCGGTGGCACCAGCCCGCGTTGAGGATGTCGCCAGCGGACCAGGGCCTCGACACCCGCGAGGCTGCGATCGCGAAGTCTGACCAGAGGTTGGAAGTCCAGGAAAAGCTGGTCTTCGTGCTGCAGCGCCTCTCGCAGATCGGCCATCAGGGTCAGGCGGCTGGCGCCCTGTCGTTCATGTTCGGGCGCGAATCGCACGAAGGCGCCTCGCGGCTGCTTGGCAACGTACAGCGCGATGTCCGCGCGGCGAAGCAGTGTGTTCGGGTCATCACCGTC
Above is a window of Candidatus Dormiibacterota bacterium DNA encoding:
- the rpoD gene encoding RNA polymerase sigma factor RpoD, producing the protein MTKVKARVQVDPLVLSAEALILKGKEQGYLSPDDVMKAFPSIEGNADGFVRVAAVFQEMGISVTADGEAEQDTDEEEALTEVEVVSSVALDDPVRMYLKEIGRVNLLTAKQEVELAKEMEAGSEEARHHLTEANLRLVVSVAKKYLNRGLGFLDLIQEGNLGLMRAVEKFDYKRGFKFSTYATWWIRQAITRAIADQARTIRIPVHMVDTLNQLARVSRALLEQLGREPTEEELAYGMGITVDKVQELKKISQQPVSLESPIGEEEDSHLGDFVEDKMAIAPLEAASEAMFRNEVEDILATLRPRERRVVQLRFGLVDDEPRTLEEVGRRMGLTRERIRQIEATALRKLRHPSRSKVLRDYTEDGGQSTRVGVRETEAVS